actattttaaacaaTCACATATTATTatcatgtatattatatttattaatttttatatagttgtcttaaaaattatatcaagaataatttgaaattaaatgacattaccaaacaattttaaactgcattatcattaaattcaaaatatataccAATTCATTAACATCTTTATtcataattaatcattttttaattgtaacagATTCTCTGTGAACGGGATACCAATAAGGGAGTTCAAGAATTTGGAGACAAAAGGGGTTCCTTTCCCAAAGAACCAACCCATGAGAATATACTCTAAttcaggtgaaaaagaagaACCCGCCCTTAAGTGGTGGAAATTTCATTTAACGTATATTTCTAAttcatgtaagaaaaaaaagaataataacgatgaaattaaacatataatttatattttatcggAATGATTTTAaggtacaatttttttataattaattttatggaattaattggattttaattaactaagttattttttttatattttatcatttttgaattaattcagaataaaatataattactgGATTTTTTTGGGaatatattttaagttaatgaatatatgttaaaatataattgttgatttaattaagttaaatttgaTATTCTATCGGAAGAGCGCCACATATAATAACATGAATCATTATTCTACTATTTATAACAATTATTGTGTGTTTCTTTTACAAACTGagtattttatgataattataacctataaattaattactttaaaattgacTATATgatattacttttttaattaaatataaaaaagataaaaaaaaatgaattacggTTGTGATTTTCATcgactaaattttttatttttattgggaTTGATTACTCtaccaaaaaatattaattgcgCAATAAATATTACCCATTGAGgaacataataattaagaaaataaataaattaaagaattaagtaattaaaaaaattaataatttttaaatatttttagaaaaaaatattaagatttttttaaaaaaattatttcaaaatttagttacactaaaaatcaaaagaattattataagatgccaaaaaattagaaaattttaaaaatgcgTATCTTGGAATGAAAAGCACCGCCTACATGTACATTCTGAAACgattgaaaagaaattctttggAATTGCTATTTAGAAcccattttttactattttcaatCCCACTTGCTCAAaattttccaagtattattgTTGAGTATAATTAAAGGATTTAAATTTTGTGTCCCGAAATTAAATTAACgtgaatgttttaaaattatcaacaacaaaTATGTATATGATATATATTCGCTTCAATATGATTGAATTTCAATTATTCTATGGGTtataatgtgaatgtatgatatttatttggcctgaaatgaaattaataaaatggctATCGATTattaatagaaataaatatatgtaggtcatatatttggttggaattaaatgtatgatgAATCTGTTAGTCATCAAAGTGACCAAATTTATAAGGttgtttaattccaaattaatgattatttcaattactcatagaataatggatgttaaattatatgattattggtttatggatacattgaaattcattgttataagaaGTTTATGGATCttccaaaggttgattagttattcttataattaatgaatataattgtaagagatttgtgtgtatcattggttttatttatatacccaaaGATAATAGGTACTACTAAtcggtgcatatttaattgtcaaataacgttaagaattttattagcatcatcatgtttgtacgttgtgtgttggtgtatcacccaaaggagagtatcaatatatattatttgaatgaatcatatgtatgacatgtattttatgtgtcaaaacacttatgtgaattttGTTATGCAATACATGTTTCTAATTCACTGAATTCTCATGAATGATTTGTGCTaattttaatgggcttaacttctctgactgaaataagcaagtccaatttcatcTCAGTGTTTTGGATCTTGATCTTACTATGTTGGAAGAGAAATTTGTTACTATTACTAATACCagtagcaatgaagagaaagcACATTATAAAATttgggaaagatctaacagactcaGCCTAATGTTGATGAAAATGACGGTTGTCGAGAGTATTAAgataacttttcataaaatcgAAAGTGCTAAAAAATTTATGAGGTTAGTGGGAGAGCGCTCTCAAACATCTGATAAGTTTGTTGTTGAGACATTAATGAGTATATTGActaccatgaagtttgatggttcacaTATGTtgactcgttggcaagtgtaccaaatcgttacaagtagtaaagttctcggaagtccgagtgtcgaatccacagggactttgtttgtacttagattaatgcaaatccaatttaaaagcaagagataagaaattaaaataaaagataaagaaagatagaagataaagtaaagaaaagataagatatttaaagataaacttagaagagaaaagaaaagataagataaaagaattaaagataaaattaaaagataaagaaaaagataaaagataaaaaaaaaagataaaagatttagataaaataatattaggaACTGACTTGCCTTATctgcctaggatgtatgagtttatgattttttctttatcaattcaaGTGATTCTaccctacccacatctattcatttacttgcccctgatgcctcacgatgacaagcctattctacctatctatctcccaaatgcctttgcaaagactcaatagataaaatgcatgaagttctaattctagatgtttgctttgacgcatgggcataatgcaatcactctatgcctagcaatgattttattatgatatcttttcttcttgttctattagaagttatcctctcccgagcgtctaacccctaaaactaatgcatgcatatcttctttaaatcttatttagaagttaccctctcccgagcatctaacccctaacagaatataaagatgagtatgcaaggtaaaaacagaaaagaaaataggaaagaaaaacctggtattgcattgataaatagtgaagagtacatcatacatcacaTTGGCTTCTAGGCCTACCAggccctaactaagggtttagccactcatggccattgagggctttacaatgagaagaggggtgaaagaaagaaagggaataaatgaaacccctaggagagggggttCTGTCGTGGTGTCCCCTGTCCCTTGGActggctctctatttatagttgttgaagtgggctttgggccttcgtaggCGCGCTCAGCGCGACACCCCCTCGTTCAGCGCGTGTAGATCGCGCGCTTAGCGTGCATGTTGCAGGCTTAGCACACGCTTCTGTTAGATCGCGGGCTTAGCGCGTGACGCGCGCTCAGCGCGAGTATTGGACTGGGCCTGCttcagattttcttcttttcttcaatttttctggcctttttgcttgttacacctccagtttttatatctatagccaaaattcaacaaaacatcaattctttaatatttaagcgcaaataactgctaaataattatttttaaagacaattttgctttattttctattatcaaaatacaattatttagcagttatcaacaTACTATGTATGAATATGTCATTGAAATAACAAACATTACAACAAGACTTAAAACCTTAGGAATAACTGTGAATGAGAACTTccttatttagtttattttgaaCTCATTATCGTCTGAGTATGACTTGATGAACTATAATACCataaaagataaatggaatgtgcatgaattgtACAGTATGCTAGTTCAGGAAAAAACGAGACTTAAGAATTAAGGAAGTCACTCATTCCATTATGAAAGTCACAAAGGGAACCAAGGAGCTGgaaagaaatttatgaaaaagCATGATAAAGTCAAATTGTCATTAAAGATCAATGACGGCTCTTTGCAAATCCAGAAGAAGGTACCAAAGGacaataattgtcaattttgtagGAAATCGAGACATTTTCAGAAGGATCCAGAAGGATTGCCTAAAGCGTAAGTcttggtttgaaaaaaaggtgaCCTTAATGCTATGtatattttgaatcaaaattaactgaagttccctataatacatggtggattgatttTGGATGTACAAATCATGTTTCTAACACTATGAGGGGAATTTCTTACAATCTAAGCTCAAATGAGAAGTTCGTCTTCATGGGGGATGGAGTGAAAGCTCTAGTGAAAATAGTCGagacttattgtttaaaactcAACATTGAACACCATTTAGATTTACTAGAATCTCTTTATGTACTTAGTTTATCTagaaatttagtttcattatctaaacttgatattactaaatactcttttaattttggtaatgaatgtttcagtttatttaagcataattaTCTCATTGGAACTAGTGTTTTCTGTGATAActtatataatttgaaattagaTGATTTGTATGTTGAAACTGTTTTAACTCTACATTACAATATTGACACTAAACATAATTTAGTAAATCAACGATTTGTTTTCTTGTAGCATGAAAGTTTAGGTcacatttttagaaaaataatgaaatgattaataaagaatgaaaattttgtGTGGGTTATattaagggaaaataaataaaacatacaaaaaaaagagttaCAATTCTTGAAATCCTTTCCTTGATCAAAATAGCTAAACCTTTTTCCTGCAACTGTCCTATGCTTAAGAGATTATTGTTCAACTCTGGAACATAATATACCTTAGGAAAAACAAAGTTAACTCCATTCTACAGTAACTTCACGCTCCCCTTTCCCAGCACATTCATCTTAgtgttatattataatttaaaaaatgttaaatttttaagtaccaaaaacacattttatcaAAGTGTACGTTGATTCGAAGTTCTTACATAGTATCCAACtctaaaaattgtttattttcacTAAAAGGTTTGTGTTAAAGATATCAAAAAGGAAACCATGTTCAATGCAATGCTAAGATCCAACATTTGTCAAGTGTCTCAAATGTCGAACTAAACACATGACATCCACATAGGATCCATGCGTCATTGGATAGTTATGTTAACAAAAATGTTAATAGAATTATGCTAAGAGactatttataagttttttaaaaaatattaattaaaactaatgaATTCTAATAtacatcttttaaaaaaatcttgataATATTGAATgaatatcataaaatttattttataaaaaaataaaatttttgaaactctaattaaatatattttccttcACCTTCAGTATATGTTAATGCATGAAGGGAATCGGTATAACTTTTGAGTtagaataaaagaattaaaattataaagttgGATCAGTGTTGTATTTGCTTGTTGTAAAGTCCATGAGTAGGGTGATGAGTGAGACGGAGATCAGCCTCTACAGTGACAGCAACAACAACGAAACGCGTGTCCTTGTTCCCAAAAATATCTCCCTATTTTATCAAccaaccaaaaaaacaaaactctttTCTCCCTGCCAAACACGCCCTTGACCACCCTccctctttctctttccttcCTCTACTCTTGTTCATTCGCGTCTCTCTTTTCGCACCCGcgttttctcttcttctcatCATAACCTAATCCCATCAACACAATTCAACGCATTCCCAATTTCTGCAATTCGAGGGAAATAGGGTTCCTACTTTTACATTTACATGGACCAACAAGACGAAGAAGCGATTCTCACCAAACCCTCGAATTCGTTGACTTTTCCGTCTCTAACCCACTCCGCCTGCCTCGAAATCCGTCTCTTCTATGTCAGAATCTCCCCCTGCCTCGTCGACACGCTCCCGGAGCACCTCACGCTCTGCCACCCCCGCCGCCACGCCGCCGTCTCCCTTGTCGTGAACGCCGCCCCCGTCCCCGCCTCCGACCCCGCCACGCTCCCCCTCCGTCGCGGCCGCGTCGACCGCCACGCCGCCGAGGTGACCTACGTCGCCACCGACACCGTCAGCCTCAGCGGCAGCGCCGACTTCGAGGTATACGAGAACGACAAGCTCTTCCTCTGCGGCTCCTTGGAGCGCCTCGACGCCGACTGGGGAGCCGGCTCACCTTCGGCTCAGACTTCCGGGTGGGACATCGACTGTCATGTGGCGTCCGGCTCCGTCGGGTCGGGGTGCTCCGCCTTCTTCAGGCCGCGGCTCGGGGTTTCCGCGCCgtcgatcgaggtctacgtcgCCGGCTGCTGCTCCGGCGTGCCTGTGATTCTGAGCAAGACGATTCAGATGAGTCCGAGGAGGAGAGTGCCGCGGCACGCCACGCTGGATGCTATACCTGAAGATGAGGAGATGATGGTGTTGGAGAAGAACCGTGTCAACGGGTTTGTTCCCATCCGCAAGTTACAGGTATGTGATGAATTGAATCAATTTATGTTCTAATTGTGTGTGTCACCGTTTGGGGTAGTATTGGATTGGGTGTACTTATCACGTCTTATTTAATGAAACACTAGTTTAGTTTAGCTTGGCTTAGCTTCATAATTTGTTTAAATGCATTGGTAGTTTAAAATCTTTTTGATACTATCATTCAATCATGAATTATCATGAGGAGCATCTAGGATTGATTCATAGTTAACGGTTTAAATTACCCGGCAATCTATTAAAACTGAACTTTAGCCTTATTTTATAAAGTCACTATTTGGTGTAAGTTAAGGAATGAAGTAACAGAGGCGAATGGTCTCAAGGAGTAGTGTAGATGTTTACTTATATGGGGTAGTGTTTTTTATGTGAATTTCTCATAATAAATGTTAAACATGCACTGAAAGGATTTAGGAAGAACATGAGGTGTGTGTATGACTGTGCGGGTTTGTGTGTTTCTTTACATGGAAAACCAGCTTAAGCTTTTGGTATGGTTGATCGGTGATTCATGACGGTTTCTTTATTTGGAGTCATGGCCATGACATTTTGTATTGTGTAATGTCCGCATTATGTGTGAATTCTGGAAGACTTTGTGCTGGGTATATGCCATTGCTCGAATCATGCCAAAAATTTTAATCTTGCAATTGCAATGTATGTCTTCCTTATTGAATTAATAGTTAATTTAGATAGGCTAGAAAGCATAGATATTGTTAAATTTGGTTTTAGTCCTGTAATTTTTTCCAATGCTTATTTcagtttcaataattttaaccttttttaaaatgttttctacTATTACTTAGTAATGACATGACATGTGTTTTGGCATTACGCATGAATGATCATTATGAGATGACATGTGATGTGGTGTGTCTAAATGAATGAAATGTCATCAGTAAGTGGTGATAGGgaccattttcaaaaaaaaaaaatgctcttATGGACATTAAAGCTAATTCTCCCTCTCACATGCTTTTCTGTTCAACTGTTTTGGAATGTGTGcaaacaataaaacatacaCACACTTGATAGATGGATCAGTATCAAGCCGATAGCTGATAAGTGATGAACTCTTTTGCTTTTAAACTCAGTCAGGTAAATTGCATGTCAATTATTGCCTTTTGAAGTGGTTCCAGTCTTCTACTCTGATTATTGTTTGAACCATTATCGTTGAATGTGTGGAAACAGTAGTCTTTCTTTCAGTTATTTCTTATGTGTTAGTATGATGATCAACTGGCCAAGGATCTGACTTGCTTCATGCAATTATATCATACACCTTCCTATAAAATAATTGAGTTTTCTAGTTCTTGTTGCCTTCCAAATGCATTGATCTTTTAGCACAAATGGGTCAAGATATGGTAGTAGAGGTCTAGCTTCGCTCATTTGCTGTCTTACCTGAACCTTGTGATGTCTGAAATATGAACTGTTTTACGTTGATGCACCTTGCAGATAACAGACTCGGAAGTTGATGATTATGATTCTGATGGGAAGATGGGGAATGGTTTCTACTGTCAAGAGATGTATCCTGGCGAGGATGGACAACTATCATGGTTCAATGCTGGTGTTAGAGTTGGTGTTGGAATCGGCCTTGGGATGTGCGTAGGGCTTGGGATTGGTGTTGGACTGCTCATGCGATCGTACCAAACAACAACTAGAAACTTCAGGAGGAGATTTTTCTAAACTGCTATAAGGAATTTGCTACTCTAGTTTAATGACAAAAGCAAGAAAATATATTGGAGTTTAATCTAGGTGGGACACCTCTGGAGTAAGATCCAAAATCCAACAAGTCAAATGCATGAAGTGTAAGTTTTGTAGATGAGTGGAGGTTGTGCTTCGTCTCCATTTTGTAGCTTACTTGCAGATACGTTCACGTAGACTTGCAGATTTGCATTTTGTGTAAATTTTATCTGATCCTCCGACAACAATAGATATCAATAAAAGAGCAATACAATACAACAGCTTTGAGGATGTGGTGTGCCAGCAGGATCTGGTGTTAAGAGACCGGTATAAGGTTGCGAGAGGTTTTGACTATGAGCATGTTCCTGAGATTTTACTGTTTGTTTGTTGGTTGGTTGGTTGGTTGGCTGGCTTGtagatatattttatcatttaatacaaattttgaGCAGTTTATATGTTGCTGTCCCTATggtaaatgaaattttttaaaaactatcttcactttaataaatgttattttttatttgcatcAATGATTTTAAGTTTTATGCTTCTATTCTGGAAATTTAAaggttaaatatataaatttattttagatgaGCATTATGCCAAGATGATATGTACTTCATACTTGGAATAGATTCAGGGGCGGCTGTTAAGTTGAATTTGTTCATCAGTTTAGAGAGAAATCAGTCTGCACTCAGAGGATTATCTTGCAAACTTGAGTTTGGAGCATGTCAAGAAAGAGGTTATTTAGAGTTTTGATGCTTCGTGTGATTGCATGGGAGTGTGTACTCTGAAGTGGTGCCTATTTGTCGTGTTGTGTTCTTGTTGTTTAGCCActgttgagaaaaaaaagaaagggggacaAAACGAATGTATTGTGGTGCCTATTTGTCGTCTTGTGGCTTGCAGTAGCACTTGAACCTTTCCACTGCCACGTGTATTCACTGAAAGATAACCAGCAGAAGACATGCATTGATGTCTGAAAAAGAGAATTTgaattcttttctgtttttgtgcCTATGTTGTGGAAAAGACAAGTATAAAGACAAAGACAGAAGGTGGAAAAATTATGGAAAGGAATTGGAGAGATCAGAGAGGAAACTGCGAGTCCCTAAAAACTAAGCTGAATAATCTCTTATCTTGCTGTTTCTGCagtgaaaaagataaaagtggaAGGACAAGGAGAATGAGCAAATAGATAGATGATGCAGAGATAAAGAGGAATTGGACATGATAGTTATTGGAGGCGATCTAACCCTCTGTTATGTAAAACAGATATAAGAAAGGAAGGAAGAGAAATGGGATGCAAgtcgttttttttttacgacGAAAACTTGCGGATTATTATTGAATAGAATCAAAGTTAGCCATAGCTTTTGTACATCTGctaaaagcaaagaagaaattaatgatttctaacaaattttaactaagTGTAAGAGGAAGTGTCATTAACATTCCTCTTAAAATTAAAAGCTAACTGAGCCACTCTATTTGCATTCCTCTTAACAACCGGCAACAATTCAACAAAGATGTGGATTGCGTGGCCTGTGCAAAGACTCTGCAGTCAAGTCATGTGTGATTGAAGACAAGTACATTGACTCTGCAACAAACAATTGGCAATCAGTTTCAAAAACAACCTTCCTTCCTTAGGCTCATATTCTCAGTCAGCTTCAAACCCCCATCTATACTCTAAACCCCATCTACTTAATGATATGTTTGAGATGAGATGCTTATTAATCGTATTATcacaaatcaattattttaaaaaaaatcaaactaatgcATCTATTTCGATTGATGCGGTGCCACTTTTTGTCAACCAACTTAAATAAGCCAAGACAGCAGTAACATGATATTTATAAATGGCAATGAAGTATGTCACATGGTAGCATACTTGGTTTGCTTTAAAATCactttttatattcaaattaatcaatttgaGCAGTAACTCAATTTTGGCCGAACATCTCAGTTCTCAGATTGATTATGCATATAAGTTTTTCACATAATTTTGACTAATACTAACGAAACACGAAGAGAAAAACTAGTTAAAATGGACTTAAATTCGCAATACCACCATGCATGGATGATTAGTGATAACCGATAGAGcatttaaaattagaatattcTTATATTGCattgtaaaatattaatattcataTCCAGATAAAGATCATCAAAtataatgtaattatgagatatatcatttaaaaaatataattgttaacaATATCATGTATACATTACTATgctgtttaattaattttatagaaacCTACGGAGGcttgtaaattatatatatgtggcTCTCCACCGACAACTTCACGTAACACTCCCAACACAATTATATTGATGCCCATCATATCATTTGGTTCTAAAGATGGATCCATCTGATTTCGGAGATGGATAGAAGAGTGAAATTTGCATTTGCTTGAGAGTTTTATGTTTGAGGAACATGACATTTGAATTTTCCTTTAGGGATCCGGTTCAACTATAGGATTATGTTGGTAAGTTCTCTTTGTTATCTCTACATATTTAAGTTCCATTCCATAATTG
This region of Glycine max cultivar Williams 82 chromosome 7, Glycine_max_v4.0, whole genome shotgun sequence genomic DNA includes:
- the LOC100784977 gene encoding uncharacterized protein At1g01500; its protein translation is MDQQDEEAILTKPSNSLTFPSLTHSACLEIRLFYVRISPCLVDTLPEHLTLCHPRRHAAVSLVVNAAPVPASDPATLPLRRGRVDRHAAEVTYVATDTVSLSGSADFEVYENDKLFLCGSLERLDADWGAGSPSAQTSGWDIDCHVASGSVGSGCSAFFRPRLGVSAPSIEVYVAGCCSGVPVILSKTIQMSPRRRVPRHATLDAIPEDEEMMVLEKNRVNGFVPIRKLQITDSEVDDYDSDGKMGNGFYCQEMYPGEDGQLSWFNAGVRVGVGIGLGMCVGLGIGVGLLMRSYQTTTRNFRRRFF